Within the Opitutaceae bacterium TAV5 genome, the region AGCCTGAGCGGAATAACCGTCCAGCACCACCTCGATCAGAGACCCGGTCTCCATGGTCAGGAGATTGCTGCCGGTGATTTTGGTGAAATCGTATTGCCCGCTGAGGGTGAATGTCAGCGAGGAACCGGCGTCTATGGTGAGATTGCTCAGGGAAGAGTCGGCCGTCAGCGTCCAGTTCGAGACGCCGGCGAGTGCCAGGTCGATGGCGCCGCTGCTGACCACGGTCGTTTGGCCTGTGAAACGGGAAGCGTCTTCCATGGTCAGATCGACCATGCTCCCCGAGCCGGAAGAATAGATGTCGCCTGTAAAGGTGTACTGTCCGACGCCCTCGACGCGGCCCTTGCTGGCGGCATGGATGGAATGTGCGCCCGAACCGACGGTGAGCGTTTCGATGCCGTTGAGCGTGATTTTGCTGTTGGTGCCGGAGGCATAGACGCCGTGGCCGGTGGTATTGATATTCACCTTACCGGTTTTGATCGTGATGTTACTGCCTGTGCCGGAAGAATAGAGGCCGTAGGAATTGCTGCCGGTGGTGGTGACGGTTGCCTCGTCGGAGCGGATGGAACCTCCCGAAAGGACATACAGGCCATGGGCGCCGGACCCGTCTGTATTTACCTTCAAGATACCTGCCTCAATGATTCCGGGCGTTCCACTCAGAAGCGCGCCGGTATGAAGCCCGTGGGCGGCCTCTCCGGAGGTTGTGATGTCGGCGGTCCCGGTCACCGTCACGGTTGCCTGCCCCCGGGCATGGATGCCGTAAGCCCCATAGGACAAGAAAGACCCCGGGGACTTCGCGCCGGTCGTCGTGACGGTCAGATCGCCGTCAATGGAAACAGTCCCGCCATCGGCCCGGATGCCGTAGCTTCCTTTGCCGGTCGTCGCGAGTGTCGTGTCACCGGTGATCCGTATATCGGAAGATGCGCTTCCGGTCCACAGGCCGTATCCGCGCTCCTGGGCGGTGGTGATTCCCAATACGCCGGTGACATTCACCTTGCCGGCGCTGGCATAAATACCGGCGGCTTCTGTCGTGCTGCTTCCGGGATGAGTCGTGTTTCTCAGATTGATACTGATCCCGCCACCGGAAGATGCCGACGCATCCAGGGTAATGGCCGAAGTTGCATCGGATTTGTCATTACGCACACCGGAACCGACATAATCGTAAACGTCGATGATGATCCGGTCAGAAGCCGAAGCCGTCTTCAGGACAATGTTGTTGCCGGTGCCGGTGCTTCCATTCAGGTAAACGCCGTGTCCGTACATCGGACTGGTCGACGTCTCGTAGTTTTTTCCGGACGATATCCGGATGTCACCTTCCAGGAGGGTCGTGTAACCGGATTTTTCGCCGTTGATCTGCACCGCGCTGTTCGCCGCGTTGGGAGAATCCAGGGTCACCTTGATCTCGCCCGAAAAAGTTTCGTCCTTGTTGAGTATCTGGCCCCCGTCATAGTCGGCGCGGGCACCGGATGGGAGCAGGGAGAGCAGGGCAATGAATGCCGCCTGTTTGAGCATGGGTTTGGTCGTCATGTGAAAATAAGTACGGAATGTGGCAAGATCGCCGGAAGAAGTGTCAGACGCCGTGCGGGAGACGTGGAATGGCCAGCCGGCGTGGAGTGATGTGAATGAGTGTGCGCGACGAGTATACCGGGTGAACCTGACCCGCGCTAGTCGGGTAAACACCCGATGCCGGAAACCATGTATCCATAAAAAAGATACAAATTCGATGTCTGCAAATCCGCGCCGGCAGCGGCCGGTTCCCGTTCTTGCGGACCGCTTCCTGCGGGCAAAAGAAAAGCGGGGCGCCGTCTAGCCTTGTCGGCATCAGACGCCCCGCCCGACTCAGGAAACCGGGCTACCACACCCGGATCCGCCACTGACGTGACGGAAGTCGCAAACTGGGACTCAACTGGAAGAATGCCCCGGAGGGCTTTCAAGGAGAACGGGGTAACAATACCAGTTTCCTGAAAATGCGGTAGTCAGGTAAAACCCTGATTTTTGCACTTTTTTCACTGTTTTCTCGTTAACTATCGCAATCTATAAACAAAAAGCCGTCGGGACCCTCAGTCCCGACGGCAGTATCCCCTTACAGAACCGGGTTGCTGTACCCGGAAAAGGTCAGTCTTTGGATTTTTTCTCCTTCTTTGGTCCGCGTCTTTCCGATGCGAGTTTCTCGAATGCGGCTTTCTGTTCCGCGGTCAGCACCGCTTCGATTTTTTCACGGCCGGACTTGCGCACCTCCTGCATTTTCTCGCGCTTGGCCTTGTTGTCCAGCGACTCGTCCTGGCGGATCGTTTTCACGGCCGCGGCCTCGTCAGCAAGGATCGCCTTGATTTTGGTGGACTGGTCGTCCGTGAGGTTGAGCTCCGTCTTGAGGTGCTCGAGTTGCTGTTCGGCCGATTGCCGCGCAGGGGGCCGGTCAGACTTGCCGAATGGTTTTTCGCTTTCAGCGTGAAGAGCGGCGCCGGAGATCGCAAAAGCGAGCGAGGCAAGCGCCGCGGCAAACGTATATCTGGTTTTCATATTGAATCGGGTTGGTAACAAAACGAACAAGGGCCAAGACGCCGCCCGCCGGACCTGGTTACAACGGTCTCCGTTTCTCTCTCCTGCTCCCCTTCCCTCCGTCCCCTCCCCGGGGGACTTGACATAAAAAATCCACTCTCACACTCTCAACGGCTTCACTAAGTAACGGTCACTTTTCACCCGGGTGGGCCTCTGGCCCGCCTTTTTTTTCCTCGATTTCCCAACAGTCTCATGAGCAGCGAAATACTTTCAGTCCTCGAATACATGGAAAAGGAGAAGGGCATTGCGCGCGCCGATATGATCGCCGCGATCGTCAATGCCATCAAGGCCGCCGCCCAGAAAGGCGTCTCCGCCGGCCAGGAGCTCAAGATCGACATCAACCCCCGCAACGGCCAGCTCCACGCGTGGCAGCTTCTCAAGGTGGTGGACTCCATCGGCGACCCCAGGCTCGAGATCCACATCGAGAAAGCCCAGGCCATCCAGCCCGGCGCCCAGATCGGTGATATCGTGGAGAAAGAAGTCGACCCCGCCTCCCTCGGCCGCATCGCCGCGCAGACCGCCCGCCAGGCCGTCATGCAAAAACTCCGCCAGTTCGAGAAGGACCGCATTTACGATGACTTCAAGGACATGGTCGGCAACATCGTCACCGGCACCGTCCGCCGCCGCGAACGCGACGACATCTACATCGATCTCGGCAAGGCCGAAGCCGCCCTCACCCGCAAGGAACAGGTCCCCGGCGAGGAATACCAAGCCGGCGACCGCATCCGCTGCCTCCTGCTCGCCATCGACAACACCCCGCGCGGTCCCGAGCTCATCCTCAGCCGCGCCAGTCCCAAGTTCGTTCGCCGCCTCTTCGAAGTCGAGGTCGCCGAGATCGCCGACGGCACCGTCAGGATCCAGGCCTTCGCCCGCGAACCCGGCTACCGGACAAAAATCGCCGTCATCAGCACCGACCCCAAGGTCGATCCTGTCGGCGCCTGCGTCGGTGCCCGCGGCGCCCGCGTCAAGACCATCGTCCGTGAGCTCAATGGCGAGAAGATCGACATCATCAACTGGTTCGAAGACCCGAAGCAGATGGTGGCCGAAGCCCTCAAGCCCGCCGTGCCGCGCGAGATGATCCTCGACGAAAAGTCCCGCCGCATCCTCATCCGCGTGGCCGCCTCCGACCTCGCCATCGCCATCGGCCGCAAGGGCCAGAACGCGCGCCTCACCTCCCGCCTCGTCGGCTGGCGCCTCGATATCGAGGAACACAAGGTCGAGACCATCGACCCGCGCACCGCCGCCACCCGCCTCCTTGTCCAGACCTTCGGCCTCGCCGAAAACCTCGCCGCGCGCCTCGTCGCCGTCGGCATCAACTCGCCCGCCGCCTTCGAAGGCGTCGACGCCGAGGATCTCACCGACGCCGGCTTCAGTCCCGCAGAGGCGCAGGAAATCATCGGCCGCGTCAGCAGCACCGCCTGATCGCCAGCGTCCCCGTCCACACCTTCATCATCCGCCCTCCTTCGGCCTCCCGCCTCACTAACACGCAAGAATGAGCATCCGCATCCACGAACTCGCAAAAAAAATCGGCATGGAAAACAAGGCCCTGCTCGCCTTGCTGAAGGAGCGCAACTTTGACGTGAAGAGCGTCTCGAGCACCGTCGACAATATCAATGCCGAGGCCCTCGTTGAGGAATTTGCCGCCACCGCTCCCGCCGAAGGCACCGCCGCTGCCGGCGACGCCACGGCCGACCAGCCCGACGAGTCTGCCGCGACCTCCGCCGAACCGCTCCCGCCGCAAGGTTTCGTCACCCGCCTGCCTGCCGGCGTCATGGTCAAGAGCGCCGAGGACGTCGTTCGTGAAAGAGCCGAAAAAGCAGCCGCGGCCGAGGCCGCTGCCGCCGAGGCCCGCGCCGCCGCCAATCCTCCTCCGGCCCCTGCCAGCGCACCGGCCGTTTCCACACCTCCCCCCCCGCCCGCTCCGGCTCCGGTTCCGGCTCAGGCCCGCGTGAGCGCTCCTCCGCCGCCACCGGCGGCCCGTGCCGCCAGCGCTCCGCCCCCCCCGCCCGCTCCCGTTTCCCGTCCGTCCAGCCTGCCGCCGCTCTCCGTGCCGCCTCGTCCGGCCACCGCCGGTGCTCCGCCCCCGACCCCGTCCTTCTCCACATCGACCACGCCGCCCATCCCGCCGGTTCCCCCGTCGCAGACGGCCACCATCACCAACGAGGGCGACATCCCCATCATCCACCTGAAGCCGCCGATCATCGTGCGCGACTTCGCCACCGCGCTCGGCATGAAGCCCTTCAAGCTCATCTCCGAACTGATGGAAATGGGCATCTTCGCCTCGATGAACCAGACCATCGAGGACGCCGTCGCCACCCGCGTCGCCGAGAAACACGGCTTCCTTCTCGAAATCAAGCACCGCGAAATCCCTGTCCCCGTCACCCCCAAGGACAAGGAAGCCGAGAAAAAGCGCCGCGCCAAGGAAGCCCAGGAACGCGAACTCGCCAATCTCGCCCCGCGCCCGCCTGTCGTCTGCATCCTCGGCCATGTTGACCATGGCAAGACCTCCCTCCTCGACGCCATCCGCAAGGCCGACGTCGCCAAGGGCGAAGCCGGCGGCATCACCCAGCACATCGGCGCCTACCAGATCGAGCACGCCGGCAAAAAAATCACCTTCCTCGACACGCCCGGCCACGCCGCCTTCCAGAAAATGCGCGCCCGCGGCGCCGCCGTCACCGACATCGCCGTCCTCGTCGTCGCCGCCGACGACGGCTTCATGCCGCAGACCGACGAAGCCCTCAAGCACGCGCAGGACGCCGGCGTCTCGCTCATGGTCGCCGTCAACAAGATGGACGTCAAAGGCGCCAACCTCGAACGCGTGAAGCAGATGATGCAGGAGCGCAACATCGCCCCGGAAGACTGGGGAGGCGAGACGATCACCGTGCCTGTCTCCGCCGTCAAAGGCACCGGCATCCCCGACCTGCTCGACATGATCCTGCTCCAGGCCGAAGTCCTCGAACTCAAGGCCAACCCCAAGGCCGAGGCCAGCGGTGTCATCATCGAATCGCAGATCGACATCGGGCGCGGTCCCCTCGCCACGGTCATCGTCCAGCGCGGCACGCTCAAGGTCGGCGACTCCCTCGTCTGCGGTCCCGTCTGGGCCAAGGTCCGGGCTCTCTTTGACGACCAGGGCAACAGCATCAAGCAGGCCCTGCCCTCCACGCCCGTTCGCGTCATCGGCTGGAACGGCGCGCCCGACAGCGGCTCCGCCTTCAGGACCGTCAAGAACGCCCGCGAAGCCGAAAATCTCGCCGAGGAAGAACAGCATCGCATCCGCCAGACGGCCGCCACCGCCGCCTCCGCTCCCAAGGACGTTTCCCTCGACAACCTCTTCCAGAACATCGCCGCCACCCAGGAGAAAGTTCTCAAGCTCATCATCAAGACCGATGTCTTCGGCTCCACCGAAGCCGTCCGCAACGTCCTCGAAGGCATCAAGACGAACAAGGTCTCGCTCGAGATCGTGGCCGACGAGGTCGGCCTCATTTCCAAGACCGACGTCCTCATGGCCAGCGCCGCCGGCGCCGTCATCATCGGCTTCAACACGAAGCTCGAAAACGGCGTCACCCCGCTCGCCAAGCATCACGGCGTACGCATCGAGACCTACGGCATCATCTACGAACTCGCCGACAAGGTGCGGGACATGATGGCCGACCTGCTCGAACCCGACCTCAAGGAAGTCAAGCTCGGCGCCGCCGAGATCCGCGCCACCTTCCCGCTGGCCAAGGGATTTGTCGCCGGTTGTCTCGTCACCGAAGGCAAGATCACCCGCAACGCCGCCGCGCGCGTCCGTCGCAAGAAGGACGTCGTTTACGAAGGCAAGGTCGCCATGCTCAAACGCTTCAAGGACGACGCCAACGAAGTGCGCGCCGGCCTCGAGTGCGGTATCAAGCTCGACGACTTCAGCGGCTACGCAATCGGCGACGTCATCGAAGTCTACGAAGTCCAGAAAGTCAGAGCGTCGCTCTGACCAATTAAGAATTAATAATTAAGAATTAAAAGACCCAAACCCGGGCAATCGACCCTGTATTCAATTCTTAATTTTTAACTATTAATTCTTAATTTCCACCAGTCATGTCCACCCGCCAACTCCGCGTCAACGAGCTCATCCAGCGCGAGCTGAGCGCCATCCTTCGCAAACGCTACCAGGAGGAGGCCGCGCTGATCACCATCACCGGCGTTGCCGTCACGCCCGACACCCGCGAAGGCAAGGTCTTCGTGGCCGTCACCGGTGACGACGATCTCGCCACGCAAAAACTCCGCTGGCTGCGCAAGCACGCGCAGGAACTCCGCTTCGAGCTCGGCCGCACCATTATCCTCAAGCACATGCCGGTGCTCGCGTACGAATTCGACACCGCGACCGAACGCGGCAACCGCATCCTCGACCTCCTCGACCGGCTCGCCGAAGAGGAAAAACGCAAGACCCCGCCGTCCGCCTGAGTGGCACGGACACCGTGCCCATGATTCCCACGCGGCACGGGCTTCCAGCCCGTGTGACGACGCGAAGCGTCGCCCGGCCTCGTTCCGTTGAACGCCCGCTCCTCAACGTTTAATGTTCGACAGCGATGCGGCGACGCCCACCTCTTCTGCGGGCGAATGGCCGGAAAAAGCCCGTGCCACTCTTTTCCTCCGCACACATTCCGCCTTTCATTACTTCGACGATGCACTTCCCGCGCCTCTCCCCCCTCTTTGCCGCCCTCCTCGCCGACCTCGACCGCGCGCCGGAAACCCCGCTCGTCGTCATCGGCCACGCCCGCCCCGACGGTGACTGCATCGGCTCCCAGGCCGCGCTCGCCCGCGTACTCCTCGCCCGCGGCTTCGACACGATCTGCGCCAACCCTGACCCGGTGCCACGCCGCGTCCTCTTCGCCTCCGGCGAACTCCCGTTTCTCCGGTACGACGACCTCGATGCCGACGCCGCCCGTATCGGCGGCGAGCGTACCGCCCTCTTCGTCGATTGCGCCGGCCCCGACCGCGCCGGCCCCCGCTTTCAGGCCCGGTACCCGACGCCTGCGGCCAACATCGACCACCACCTTTCCAACCCCGGCTTCGCCCTCCACAACATCGTGGACAACGCTGCGGCCGCCGCCTGCGAAATCCTCGCCGGCCTCTTCCTCGACAACAATCTGCCGATCGACGCCCTTACCGCCCAGGCGCTCTACACCGGCATTTCGACCGATACCGGCCAGTTCCGTTTCCCCGCCACCACGGCCCGCACCTTCACCCTTGCGGCCGAGCTCGTCAGCCGTGGCGCCGATCCCGCCGCCGCCGGTTACCAGCTCTACGAACGCGAGACCTTCGCCAGCCTCCAGCTCAAACGGCATTTCCTCGATTCGCTCCAGCTCGAATGCGACGGACGCGCCTGTATCGGTTTTCTCCCCGACGGCGTTTTCGAAAAACTCGGCGCCAGCCCCGAGGACACCGAAGGCCTGGTGGACAACGCCCGCTGTATCGAAGGCGTGGATATCGGCGCCCTGATCGAGGAGCGCCCCGACAGCATCAAGGCCAGCCTCCGCGCCAAGGACGCCCGTTACCGGGTGGACCGCATCGCCGCGCAATTCGGCGGCGGCGGCCACGCCTGCGCTGCCGGCCTCAACCTGAAAGGCGACGCCCGCCCCGCGCTCGCCGATTTCCGCAAGGCCCTCGTCGCCGCCATCGCCGCGCAGTTTGCCGCCGTGGAGCGAAATCCGACGGACTGACGGCCCGCCGGGCTCATGAACGCCGCAAAACCCTCCTGCTGCCCGCGCGCAGGGTTTGTCCGGCAACCCACAATCCGCTGACCAGCGTGCTGTGCGCCTGCACCGGCACGCCGCGTTCCCCCCGGTGCATCATCCCGATCAGCATGTCCACCGCCGTCGCGTCCTGTCGCGTGTTTTGTTGGAGAGCAGACGAAAGTTTTAGACTTGGCCTGACGCACAGGGAGCCCTGCTTTATCCGTAAATGGAACTGCCAGGCATAACCATGCGTGATGTGGCAAACGCAGCCAAGGTCAGCGCAATGACGGTCTCGCTGGCCCTGCGCAACCACCCCAGCATCCCCGACCGGACACGACAGCGCATCCGGACACTCGCCGAGTCCCTCGGCTACCGTCCCAATCCCCTGGTCGCCACGCTGATGACTGAATTGCGCACCAAGAAGCGGCGGGGCGCCGCCGCCACCATTGCCTACGTCACTCGCGACATGCCGGTTCATACGTGGGTGCAAACCACGACCCACGCGAAATTTTTCCTCGGCGCGCAGAAGCGGGCCAAATCCCTCGGCTACCGCCTGGAAAAATTCAACCTGGCGGAGAAAGGCATGACCGCCGAACGCATGGCCGGCATCCTCTGGCAGCGCAACATACGCGGGATCGTTCTTGCGCCCGCCCCCGTGCTCACCCGCACGGAGGAAACCTGCTGGCAGCAATTCGCGACGGTACTCCTGGGCTTTTCGATCACCGGCCTGAAAGGACACCGGGTGGCCAACCACCATGCGCGCACCATGATGCGCGTGCTCACGGAATTGCATCGCTGCGACTACCGCCGCTTCGGAATCGTATTGCACGAACGCGAAAACCCCCGCGTGGACTGGAGTTGGCTGGCGGGTTACGATGTCTTTTTCCGTCAGGACGAAAAGTGCCATCCCATTCCCGTCCTCTCGTGGAATTCGCAAGGTGACTTCGACCAGTGGTTTCGCCGCTGGCGGCCTGATGCCATCGCCACGTTCGACACCTGCGTGGCGGACTGGCTTCGCCAACTCGGATGCGACGTTCCCAGCGAAGTCGGTGTGGCGCACCTGAGCCTGCACCCCGAGGAATGCGAGTTCTCGGGCACCGACCAGCATTGCGAAGTGATCGGCGCCACCGCTGTGGACGTAGTGATCGAGGAAATGCACCACAACCACCTCGGCGTTCCCCGTCATCCTAAAACCGTTTTGATCGAAAGCGACTGGATCGCCGGCGCCACCACCCGGCCGCCGGCAGACCCGCCGTAGCACCCGCTGCAACCTCCCCCTCCCCCCTCGAAAGCATGCGGTCTGGCGAGCGCGTTACTTTACGATGAAAGCAACGCGCCGTTTTACACTCTGCCCGCGTCCCGCAGATTCAGGCCAAGCCACTTGGTCCAACCCATGAAACACCCTGCGAACTCTATGAAAACACATCGCCAACCCAACCTGCGCCGCGCCGTCGTTGTCGCGTTTTTCGCTCTCACCGCCGCCTTCGCCCACGATTCCCGCGCCGCGCTCATCGCAGGCGACAACTTCGACACCTACGAAAACGGACGCCTCCAGACCGTCTCCGGTGGAACATCTGTCTGGACATCCAGCACAACCACTCTGGTTGCCAGCGCCACAGGTGTCGCCCACTCCGGCACAAAATACGTCGAACTCGGAACCACCGCCGCCGAAATATCAGCCTCCCGCACCTTTTCGGGCGTCCCCGTCACCGGCACTTACTGGGTGCAATTCTCCGTCCAAGCCAACTTCACAAACACAGACCTGAATTCGACCAACCGTCCGCAAATTCGCTTCGGTGACGGCACCAACAATATCGTCACCATCCTGTTCCGTGATGACCTCGACGTATTCAGGGTCGCTTATGTGCCCACTGTCGGTGACGCGACCACCAACATTGACACCAGGACCGCCAGCATCGGCACCGACATCAAATACACCGACAATCAATGGCATACCTTCA harbors:
- a CDS encoding transcription elongation factor NusA, coding for MSSEILSVLEYMEKEKGIARADMIAAIVNAIKAAAQKGVSAGQELKIDINPRNGQLHAWQLLKVVDSIGDPRLEIHIEKAQAIQPGAQIGDIVEKEVDPASLGRIAAQTARQAVMQKLRQFEKDRIYDDFKDMVGNIVTGTVRRRERDDIYIDLGKAEAALTRKEQVPGEEYQAGDRIRCLLLAIDNTPRGPELILSRASPKFVRRLFEVEVAEIADGTVRIQAFAREPGYRTKIAVISTDPKVDPVGACVGARGARVKTIVRELNGEKIDIINWFEDPKQMVAEALKPAVPREMILDEKSRRILIRVAASDLAIAIGRKGQNARLTSRLVGWRLDIEEHKVETIDPRTAATRLLVQTFGLAENLAARLVAVGINSPAAFEGVDAEDLTDAGFSPAEAQEIIGRVSSTA
- a CDS encoding translation initiation factor IF-2, with product MSIRIHELAKKIGMENKALLALLKERNFDVKSVSSTVDNINAEALVEEFAATAPAEGTAAAGDATADQPDESAATSAEPLPPQGFVTRLPAGVMVKSAEDVVRERAEKAAAAEAAAAEARAAANPPPAPASAPAVSTPPPPPAPAPVPAQARVSAPPPPPAARAASAPPPPPAPVSRPSSLPPLSVPPRPATAGAPPPTPSFSTSTTPPIPPVPPSQTATITNEGDIPIIHLKPPIIVRDFATALGMKPFKLISELMEMGIFASMNQTIEDAVATRVAEKHGFLLEIKHREIPVPVTPKDKEAEKKRRAKEAQERELANLAPRPPVVCILGHVDHGKTSLLDAIRKADVAKGEAGGITQHIGAYQIEHAGKKITFLDTPGHAAFQKMRARGAAVTDIAVLVVAADDGFMPQTDEALKHAQDAGVSLMVAVNKMDVKGANLERVKQMMQERNIAPEDWGGETITVPVSAVKGTGIPDLLDMILLQAEVLELKANPKAEASGVIIESQIDIGRGPLATVIVQRGTLKVGDSLVCGPVWAKVRALFDDQGNSIKQALPSTPVRVIGWNGAPDSGSAFRTVKNAREAENLAEEEQHRIRQTAATAASAPKDVSLDNLFQNIAATQEKVLKLIIKTDVFGSTEAVRNVLEGIKTNKVSLEIVADEVGLISKTDVLMASAAGAVIIGFNTKLENGVTPLAKHHGVRIETYGIIYELADKVRDMMADLLEPDLKEVKLGAAEIRATFPLAKGFVAGCLVTEGKITRNAAARVRRKKDVVYEGKVAMLKRFKDDANEVRAGLECGIKLDDFSGYAIGDVIEVYEVQKVRASL
- a CDS encoding ribosome-binding factor A, yielding MSTRQLRVNELIQRELSAILRKRYQEEAALITITGVAVTPDTREGKVFVAVTGDDDLATQKLRWLRKHAQELRFELGRTIILKHMPVLAYEFDTATERGNRILDLLDRLAEEEKRKTPPSA
- a CDS encoding phosphoesterase; protein product: MHFPRLSPLFAALLADLDRAPETPLVVIGHARPDGDCIGSQAALARVLLARGFDTICANPDPVPRRVLFASGELPFLRYDDLDADAARIGGERTALFVDCAGPDRAGPRFQARYPTPAANIDHHLSNPGFALHNIVDNAAAAACEILAGLFLDNNLPIDALTAQALYTGISTDTGQFRFPATTARTFTLAAELVSRGADPAAAGYQLYERETFASLQLKRHFLDSLQLECDGRACIGFLPDGVFEKLGASPEDTEGLVDNARCIEGVDIGALIEERPDSIKASLRAKDARYRVDRIAAQFGGGGHACAAGLNLKGDARPALADFRKALVAAIAAQFAAVERNPTD
- a CDS encoding LacI family transcriptional regulator — encoded protein: MPGITMRDVANAAKVSAMTVSLALRNHPSIPDRTRQRIRTLAESLGYRPNPLVATLMTELRTKKRRGAAATIAYVTRDMPVHTWVQTTTHAKFFLGAQKRAKSLGYRLEKFNLAEKGMTAERMAGILWQRNIRGIVLAPAPVLTRTEETCWQQFATVLLGFSITGLKGHRVANHHARTMMRVLTELHRCDYRRFGIVLHERENPRVDWSWLAGYDVFFRQDEKCHPIPVLSWNSQGDFDQWFRRWRPDAIATFDTCVADWLRQLGCDVPSEVGVAHLSLHPEECEFSGTDQHCEVIGATAVDVVIEEMHHNHLGVPRHPKTVLIESDWIAGATTRPPADPP
- a CDS encoding glycosyltransferase family 1, with the protein product MKTHRQPNLRRAVVVAFFALTAAFAHDSRAALIAGDNFDTYENGRLQTVSGGTSVWTSSTTTLVASATGVAHSGTKYVELGTTAAEISASRTFSGVPVTGTYWVQFSVQANFTNTDLNSTNRPQIRFGDGTNNIVTILFRDDLDVFRVAYVPTVGDATTNIDTRTASIGTDIKYTDNQWHTFTFGIDLTNQTASIYLDGQTVISSFTFSGYGTTFRKFDIRSLIPTSASDGSSLRIDSIGFYDTNPLSTVPEASTWAAFAGLVALALGLFARRHRRA